TTTTCCTCTTCAAACAATTTTGACAGTTCTTCCGAATAAACCTTCATCTTCTCCTCAAAAGGTGTTTCATCCTCTTCAAGTTTTATCCCAACATACCTCCCAGGCGTTAGAACATAGCCATTCTTTGCTATCTCCTCAATCGTTGCTACCTTTGCAAATCCAAGCTCATTTATCCTTTCTTCTGGTTCACCACTTTCAAACATCCTGAACTTCTCAACTATCTTTGCTATATGCTCATCAGTAAAAATAGCCTGCCTCCTTGAGAGCGGTTTGAACATGTTCTTCGCATATACAAACAAGACCTTTCTTTTCATGTGTTCTGGCTTCGATTTCCTCAAGAACCATAAGGATGCTGGAAGCGAGACCGTGTAGAAGAGCTTAGGAGGGGTTGCTAATATTCCATAAACCAGATCATCCTCAATTATCTTTCTCCTGATTGCTCCTTCTGCACCACCAGCAGATAGAGCACCGTTTGCCATCACAAACCCAGCCTTTCCATCTGGTGCAAGATGATATATGTAATGCTGAATCCAGACAAAATTCGCATTGTTCTCTGGAGGTATTCCATATTTGAATCTCGGGTCTTCTGGCTTAACCCTTTTAGCATCCCATCCGCTATCATTAAAAGGCGGATTTGAGACCACATAATCCGCCCTTAAATCAAAGAACTTATCATCATGATACGAATCCCCTATTCTTATATCCCCTTCAGTCCCTCTTATTGCGAGGTTCATCTTGCACATCTTCCATACAAAATCCTTCGACTCCTGCCCATAGATGGCAAGCGAGGTTGTGTCTATCCCTTCTCTTTCAAGTTTCTCTAATGCAGAGACAAAAAATCCACCGCTTCCACAACCGGGGTCAAAAATCCGCCCTCCTTTTACATCAATAGCCTCAACAATAAGTTTTGTGAGGCACCTTGGAGTGTAAAATTCACCACCCTTTTTGCCTTCCGCCT
This portion of the Methanophagales archaeon genome encodes:
- a CDS encoding SAM-dependent methyltransferase, with product MIPKIYTKINLDHYDLAYLINLFSSIRFGLEHRGKDIFGRIYEYFLGKFTEAEGKKGGEFYTPRCLTKLIVEAIDVKGGRIFDPGCGSGGFFVSALEKLEREGIDTTSLAIYGQESKDFVWKMCKMNLAIRGTEGDIRIGDSYHDDKFFDLRADYVVSNPPFNDSGWDAKRVKPEDPRFKYGIPPENNANFVWIQHYIYHLAPDGKAGFVMANGALSAGGAEGAIRRKIIEDDLVYGILATPPKLFYTVSLPASLWFLRKSKPEHMKRKVLFVYAKNMFKPLSRRQAIFTDEHIAKIVEKFRMFESGEPEERINELGFAKVATIEEIAKNGYVLTPGRYVGIKLEEDETPFEEKMKVYSEELSKLFEEE